One Pomacea canaliculata isolate SZHN2017 linkage group LG1, ASM307304v1, whole genome shotgun sequence genomic window, caaactgaaatactacaacatgacaaaacaaaggcattaaaatcgcaaaagatagaaaaaaattaggatATGTACACAGATGGGGGTGTAGGTGTAAATTAAGAGAGATTAAATGTTTTGACTAGTAGATAAATACatgctatttctttattttgtaagagGTGGTAGTTATAGGTTTCTGAGTTTGGTGGAAAGATTTTGAAATGGCTACTATGGTACTTCTGTTGTAAACTTGTACAGACTGGATTCTGTTTGTTTGGAGATGTCAGTCAAGGATATTCCAAAGAAGACTACCTGAAGATTTCAGGCTTGTTTCTGATGAGTCGATTCTCGATATGGGAGCATTGAGTTTGAGGAACCGTCTTATTATTTTGATAGTAAAAATGTAGAAAGTCTAGGTAACATTTTAtctgtcagtattttttatAGAACCAACTTAAGCTGAATTTTATTCTGCTTATTAGTGGCAGAACTCTTAGAGACAGAAAATcctgtgtatgtattttttgaGCAGCTCCGATTTAATAGTTATACATTGAACATttacaggagagagagagagaaggggcgAGTGTTTACGTTTACAAACAAGAGAGTTCACACCAACGACAAGCTTACACTTTCATAACTTTGTGGAGTCTATGTCTCTGGAAGCCCTACAATTTTTGTACAATAAATGTAGactgattcacacacacaaaaaaaggtggGAAGAGACATTTACAGAAACATATCCCACCAAACATGGTGGCTACTTAGGGggttaaaattttacttttcctggtaaTGATGATCAGCTCTTCTTGCACGATTAGGCGACCTCACCATTACATATTATACATGAAGTTTTCCGTTAAGTATTAAACATAGTTTTACAATTACATACATGCATAGTTTTACCATTACATAGACATGAAGTTTTACCATTACCTAGTATACACTAAGTTTTTACAAGCTTGCctttattttgtacacaaaaataattatttataaggACAGATGCAAAGAAGGAGGCTAGAATTTGATACACTTTTCTAATGGAGAGCTGCGTACGGATATTATAGATGTACTGGAAAGGTATTGCAGTTATCATCAGTGTGGGGGCATATAATGGTTGTCTCACTATTGCCCccagaaaacaaaagtgtttcaCTCACTTTATGTCGCTGCTTTGACATGTTTTAGGCTTATTCACAGAACCTTAGTTTAATTACATACTTGAAAATTACCAGGAAAACATTTTACGTTAAAAGATTTTAGCAAACCGTGTATTATTCCTTTACAATCGATGTTAATAGCCCCTTACCTCGTCCGTAAAAACATCAACATGAATATCACCAATCACTCCTCCAAAATCAacgaaaaaataataacaaacctGTTACTAATCCAAAGCCAATATCAACCGATCACTCATCATTCACCAGactataattaataatataaagcaaataaaagacatAACACAGGGCAACATAGAAACTTGtagttgtttattgttttagttttgcCGGTGATGCCTTTGTGTTATGCCAGCTGCAGCAATAAAACGCtcaattgtttttattattaaaatggaaGAGGATAAATTTGTAACAAAGGAGCTTTGATTTTGTAGAAAGTAGTGCTTAATGAATGTTTAGGGCTAAGTGTAATGCACATAACTTTCATGGTAAGTCTCTGCTCACACGTCTGTTTATAGAACATCCCAATATCACCTGCTCGCGCATTCAGTTTCCTTTACAAACCATGCACATATCAGCACACCACCAAGTCACCCTGATAAAACATACATTAATTGATTTAGGTTTCCAAAGCTTACATCACCTTGTGGAGAAGTGGATACCGAGTGGTTGAGGTTCTAGTCAGTTCGACATCCCAGTGGCGAGCGTCCCCCAGTCGACACACCTGTCACAAGTGGGTACCTGACCCCCAGTGGGTTGAAAAGGGGTAAAGCAGcgaagaaaaaatagaaaaactggtcccgagaaaagtgtggtcttcAAAACGAcctaacaattaaaaaataaaaacgttcCGCGACGAAGCTTTGCATCTTGTGCACGGCATCAACTTCCAATCCTGCTACAAATAGTCGAGAAGTCGACACATTTCCAAACCCTTCATATTCCCcgaaaaattcaaaaaaataaaaaataaaaataccaaagCAAAAACGAAAGCACCTTTGCAGGCAACAGTTAACCCAATTTAATTTTCAGTTATTGTGCATATCAAATGTTTTCAAAgctttcaaagaagaaatgctTTTGCGATATATTACTGagattaaataataatacagtgtaCGCTGTGTGGTCAATATCTTATTAACAGAGTGTGACAATGTTTTTATCATTGCCGTTTTTTCGATTCTCACTCAGTTTTGACAGGAATATTCCTGTTGTGTTCTGAGGCGCTAACTAACATATGTTTGGCTTCGACACGTTTCTCTGAAGTAtgttttttcttcagttcttcatctttattttctccGTTCTTAGATCTTTTATTGGGTccgaataaaagaaaaaaaatatctctatATCATGCAGAAATTGTGACATCCTTTTActagaaaactaaaacaacatTATAATCTGAGACGGTAccgatgagagaaagagaaaaagagaggaagagagggaacAACTCGCCTTGTGACTTGCAGTTACCAAACATTAGTTATCAACCTCTTAAGTTAGACAGgacagaaacaataaaagtgTTACAATCACGATGACTTAGCTTGTCTGATAGACTGCAAGTTAACAACGAGAAAGCGAATgctgaaatattttgagaaatcAACTTGAAAAGGCCGAGTAGTCCGACTAATATTAAATCATCCCATGGAGAGGGCAAGATAAAAGATTAGGAGAGTAATGGGAAACATTTTGTGTCTGAATGTCATATggtaaaaaaacataaaacataatgGCCAAGAGGGTTTTTGTCTCGAGGGCACAAATGAACGTTTAGTAGATAACCAATCATAGAGATCATAGAGAGCACTGGGCAGTAGATGGTCATCATTTTAATAACTTATCATAGTCTGCTTAGTGCTATTTAAATGATGCAATGTGTATGAATTGCTCGAATGAACCAACCTGTTAGTCTTTGGacatgttaatattatttatgagtTCAATACTTGTTGGATTCCACCAAATCACGCAAACATATTCGAGTCgtgaattttcttctttgatcAGTTGCAGTTGCACAACAGGGTTACTGAGGTCGTCAATCAACCTTTGACCCTGTCACTCAACCCTAGCAGTACAGACAAATTGTCAACTACCCCGACTACCTCATCCACCCTGAAAATCATGAACTGGGAGGCTTCTGCTAACGACACAGTGTTTGCCAGAGGAGCAGACGACCATACAACTTACAACGTTACCATGGTTTCCGCATACTTCGACCTCGGCAGCTTTGCAAAGGGGACCAAGAAAAACTTACGAGGAAAATCTCACTACGAAGACTGGTTCACAAAATTTGGAGCTCTTCACAATCCTTTGGTCTTCTACACCGACTCGGACACCTTCGCTCAAATCGCCCTCCGTGTGCGGGGAGGAGAGTTAGCAGCATTGACGAGAGTGAtcaaagtgtcacgtgaccagctgtgGAGCTTCCAGCTGCGAGAGAAAGTGGCCAGGATATACGCACAAAGCTCTTACCCGAAACACCTCCCCAACACAGTGATACCCGAGTATTCCTGCGCCATGCACGCGAAGTTTGAAGTGATGAACGACACCATCCGT contains:
- the LOC112560272 gene encoding uncharacterized protein LOC112560272 isoform X5 → MHTRHGDKQLPRPFLLLQLHNRVTEVVNQPLTLSLNPSSTDKLSTTPTTSSTLKIMNWEASANDTVFARGADDHTTYNVTMVSAYFDLGSFAKGTKKNLRGKSHYEDWFTKFGALHNPLVFYTDSDTFAQIALRVRGGELAALTRVIKVSRDQLWSFQLREKVARIYAQSSYPKHLPNTVIPEYSCAMHAKFEVMNDTIRNRYFPSSHYAWIDIGCFRDLSVTINEVLSLVPPKDLDPSRIMYSEVFSPALTMLPSKIFRENIVWVGGASFVGRAEVVLEFTEQYRRATVRFLEEKGLSNSDQQVIYSMFTREGRNLVKPTVELQIIHRGWFGVGYHCLNRKRVHYFIENDPAMTWFWTFR